aggcaaggctaacaatgcacttgcccaaacatctcgaGTGGAAAATATATCTAATGAAGACTgaagaggcctcgttaaacactggtccgatccgaagtatcaggtacattatatatgtgatcaaatcacatgttgaagtcatatttacacatgtgccacacaaatctatcttcttgtaggtgaactgttcaaagaacaaggccaaccgtacgaaagtgaaattccaacagacgacaggatctcgtagctatattgcacactgcgaagctcttgtaattagctgctgtttcactcttttcgctgtaccatattatcagatctatattgatttgttccaaatgtagaggaaagcccgcaaggaccaaaaagtacctgaaccaaatgctgtggaaatcttcaaggattgtcacaccagcaagaagaagggcatgactacaccagtcaaagccgctattGTAAGTCTTTAATCCTCATGCCTATTAACTACTACTTATTCTGACTTgagccttgaactgcatggtttgcagccaatgtctattactcttttcaattttatacacaattgtcttagcgtatcattgcaccttataaggtttaaaagagagaagtgatgttcctttgattttgacctgtaatctagttccgtgctggacttgcccatacaatgttacaattgcctgtttgtctgttctcagttgttttgtgatactagcacaaatgcccgtgcgttgcaccgggaGAGAGCACCACTTCCTATCCTATGAATCATGGTTGGCAAGAAACTGTGTCGTGGGACAACGGCCGTGATGTGAGCTCATGTGGTATGATTCCGTGTAAATTTATCCGCCTGAATAAGAAAAAAATAGCAATACAATAAATCTAAAGTAATAAAAGCAGCAAGCAAACCAACCTAGAATAACAATTGCAGCAGCAGCAAGCAAACCAACCTAGATGGATATTACCTAAAAAATTACCCATAATTAAACATACTTCTTCGAATCCATATTATTAATTATCGTTCATTCAGTACAACTATGTATCAGCGATAGTATCTTCTTTGTTCAGAGCAAGCCCTGCATTAAAGAGATAAAAGGGCTCTGCCTTGCactatttgttttatttattttatgttttgttgtgtatccttttgaacttgtaataTAAATACATGCAGTAAGGAAATCTACTGTTTTGCTCTAGAAAAAAAAGGTTGTAACAACAGAAATCATCCATAAGAATAACAACGACATAAGTAGACATACTTTATCTTTCCTTGTAATCTTCTGACGTCTAATTACCTTCCACTTTCACAACAGATGAAACTCTGATCTTTTTCTCCAACCTGACTGGAGACGTGAAAGAGTAAGCTTTTCATAGGACATAAGGGCAAAAATTTACACCTACAGTAGATTTACGACAAGATTGACCATATGCAGCACCCAAAAGGGTGGTTACTGCACAGAATAATGATAACAAGCCACGGTTGAAAAAACAAACacaaacatgcaacaaacattTTCTTCAGTGCGGCCTGAATTGGACAAAAAAACCAATTGTACAAAGGGAAGCACTTCTAAACTGAGAGCGCGAACACACAAATGCACTGAAAGGGCATGGGCAGCTGTACAATTACATCTCAGCATTACCAAACACTCAAGCGGACATTAACTTAAACCAAGTCCAGAAAGATAAATTAATGATGCACAACGCTTCGTTTTTAATAAAAAGAGAAAATTATTATAGTTAGTCAGCAAATACCTGCTTCTTAGGATGCTCCTCCTTTATTTCAAGCACTCAATTCAGCCTTTTCCTCCTCATGGAATTCATTTCAGACTTGGAGTAGTCAAAAGAAACACTGGGTTCACACTTCACTTCCTTTACACCTGAAAAGGCATCAATTCATGCTTTAGACAAAACTAATAATACAGAACGCAGTATGAAAATAAGAATGCAGATTTTAACAGTCATAGATATGACTAAGAACGGAAAGTATTATGTCGTAGCTGAAGTGAATCGATGCGTGGTTATGTTGAAAAAGTTTGGGGACTCTGTAAGAGCTTTGGAGAAAGTTTTCCCCGCAATGCTAGTTCATACTGATTAGCACGTACCGATAGCAATTACCCTGTTACTGAAATAGAAGGGGGTGGCCATTCACTGAAGCATGTATACATTTTCTCTTTCAAAGAGGACTGCTTACGGACTTACAACTGAAGTACTCAATGTATTGGATGCCAGAAAACGTTCCATGAATGCTCAGGTCGTCAAAGCTAGTGTAGCTTCCTAACATAACTATTCTTCATTTTTTATTTGGCAAGCAAAGGCATCCAGATATGTGATCCTCAGGCATAGATAATGGTGATGAAATTAACGGACAATGTCGTCTATGGTAGCCTGATGGCCTAGTTCCACAAGAGCAGTTAAGAGTGTACCTCTTAACAGTGTATTCAGGTGACCCTCCCCACTCTTGGCATCCCAGCCACCTCACTTGCAAGGGACGGATTTCTGAAAAGCTAGAAGAGACTGCATGATAAATGATCATTAGAACAAGATCAAGTTTAGGAACAACAAAAATTAATTAGAATAGGAAGAGTAGTGAGTTGATGGCATGTGCAAGCACATTATACTCAGTCTCATCCTTGTACGCAACAATCAAATGCAGCAACGTGACCACCTTCTGTTTACCAGCCATACAAAGGGCATATGTGTCATCAAGTACACCTGTAGTGATCAGACAGTAATAATGTGAGAATAATTGAACATGGAAAGACTTGCAGTTGTAAGAAACCATGCAAAAGTTTTATCCGTCTGCTGCACTCAGTGTGTTGGTCTCAACAGCATACCTAACTCGGGATGCAAGTTCCTCATCATAACTCACTATAGAAACCAGTCTGATCGATGTTAAGTTTAATCTAGAAATCATCTTTTGACATTCTACGAGCCCTGACAAATTGAAATCCTCGATCTTCTAGTTCCCCCGAAACAAAAATTTGCAAACATAAAGAGCTTATACAACTTTACCCGTTTTGCCTATTTTTTCTCAAGATGACAATCATAGCATGGAAGGAGATATGCAAAAAGATTGACTAAATGTATGTAATTGCTATTTTTAGCAAAACAATGGCTAATCGGTTCACAAGAGGGTAGTCGAGATGCCACTATATTTAAAAAATAATATGACAGATAGAACTGAAAATTGCCTACCTGGGCAAAGAGGTGCGTGTGCACGCAACCTGCCTATATTAAAACTTCGATGTATGTGCTTTAATAATCGTATAATCCTGATTAAAAAAGCAAAGTGCATAACTCAAACTGAATTGTGGATTTATTACATACTTTTAAGGATAGAAATACCATAACTCATATGTGAGACCTCAATCATGAAATCATTGTAAGCAATGTGATTCACAAGAGAGGCTCCGGACATCTTGGGTTCACCCTGCTGCAATTCATGAATCAATGATTGTTTGAGAATCACGTGTGATTGTACCTCGAGACAATGTATTCTGCAGTTGCCAATGCTTGACGTCAAATCAAGGAATTCTATTCCAGCCCAGGGATACTACGGAAATCCTCCTCCTGTAGTAGTTTGAGTGTTCAGGCTCAGATATTGACTACATGAGATTAAAAATAAACTTTGAAGCTGATATAGTATGATGACAACCTGAATAACAACATCTGGCAAGTGAAATTGCATTGGAAGCTGCTGTGTTTATCAGAAGTTTGGAAGCAAAATAATCTGTGGGGATACAGGAGAGTCTAGAGGATGGTTCTCCAGCTCTATGCTTTCAGAAGTTTTGAAGGCTGTTCGATATATGCAGAACTGAATGTGCCAACTTCAGATGTGCATAAACACTCCAGCATGTGAGCTTCAACTTTAGGCATTCTGAAGTTTACAAAGTTACCATGGTAAAAAAGCAAGAGCACCAACCAACATTTATTCACGAAACAAAGAAATTAAATGATTCAGGACACATGTGAGTGCAACTGCTCTGAAAATGGGTGTCTTCACTATTTCAAGTTGGAAGCTAGCAAGTAGGTGAGATTCTTCTCCTCTACTGAATCCATGGAAAATTCAGTGCCCATCATTTATTCAATACAGTATAACAACACACCACCTATTAGGGTGAGCATCACCACGCTGATAAACTGAACTAAAATCAAATCGAAGCCTTTTTCTACATGGCTATGGAGGGATTATCATATAGAGATACATAACATAAATCGCCCATCGAGCTGCTCAAGAGGCGGCGGTGGCATACAGACCGTGGTGTTGAGCTGCTGCGTGCAGACCGTGGAGTTGAGTTGTTGTGTGTGCGCGAGGATTTGATCGGCCGGGCGACCACGACATCATCTAGATGAAAAAAATAACAGGCCCCTAACCAAGAAACATTGGTCATATGATGAAATCAATTAGCAGCAATCAACCATGAAAAGAAAATGGGTCAAATGGTACCTGCGGTTGGATGAGAGGGGAAAAGGAAAATCCAAGCAACAACAGGAGCTCGAGCGGAGACCAAACTTATATCTAACCCGACCAAACTGGATCACTATTTGTTCATCAGCGGCATCTACACATGGACAGGAAAAAAGATCAAGACTTTGATGCCTATGGGTTCTTAAAACTCTTAGGATCAATTGAATGGAGTATTAAATTAACTGAATTAATGGTTGTGCAGGATTAATCAATTAACACTCACCTGGATTGGATGGATGGATGTACCAAAATCATTAATCTATGCCAAACAGAGAAAGGTCCTTTATAAAAAGCCTGGAATTACTGAAAAAGTCTGTCAATGCTAGTAAACATGAAAGTTCAACAACGTTGGTGTATGCATTGGTAATGCAAGCATACATTCATTCATATTAGCTAGAGGTACCTTCCAATAGCCGGGCTACTGAAAAACATACATCCCCTCTCGCCATGTACATGAGCATGCTTCCTCAAGGCAGCCACATCAACAAAGGTCTTGCCAGAGTTGTCATAGTTGCAGAATAAAAGGATCTATGTGGCCGGTTCGACCTTGTGCGGCTGCGTCTCCAGCTCCTGCTCCTACTCTTCTTTTCATTTTCCTTGAGGTTCCAGTACACATCCTATTTGAGCTCTTAAACAACTGAACCACAAAATTAGTTTTGTATGGTAGGAGTTGAATTAAGGTTTCATATACGAATTTAGAATTTGTACTCAGAAGTGGACATGCAGtatccccgcaaaaaaaaatccACATGTATAGTACATAGTTTGGAAAAAAGTTACTCAAAAATATCTGTGAAGCAAAAACGTAAAACCAAAATTTAGATTAATATAATAAACTATGAAACATTCTCATTCACCACAGAACACTACATAGCTGAAACTGGTGTTCACTTCCTCGACCACGTACCTGGCGCACATCACCTCCCCTTCCTGCTCGAAAAACCACATCATAGAAGATTAGGATGTTTTATTTGAAGACTACAGAAAATTTCTCTGTACCAGCCAAGTGCTTCTTAGAGGCCATCTTAGACTGGTTCACAGGACAGAAACAAAAGCAAGGGTGCAATTGGTCCCTGCTGTCTTGAAGATCCTGCAACACAAAACAAATAGCAGTCACTTCTGCACTAATCCAGACCAAAACAAATCAAGAGAACTATTAATTTTTCTGAAAAAAGATCAAGAGAACTATCCTAATCCTCACACATGAACATGGACGCACATCACACATCCAGCCGCGCACATCATGCCATGCCAGAGGAGAGAGGGGGCAGGAGATGAATGCTCTTTGAGTGACCTGCCTTCTTCCTCTCCTTCTATTCCTTCTTCCTCTCCTTCTATTCCTTCTTCCTCTCCTTCTATTCCTTCTCTACAAGAGAGCCGCCGCCCAACCTTCATGGCAGCCGTCGCTTGAACCCCGCAGGTCGCCGCACACGGAGCCGCTCGTCGCCGCAGCCCCTGCGGAATCGCCAGATCCACCCGCCTCCGCTCCATTACCGGTGCCGGCCCTCACGAGCTCCTCCCCTCGTCCTCCTGCATCGACCCGAGCCGCCATGGATGGCCGCTGCGTCCGCGTTGATTGCGGGCGAGCGAGCGCGTCCGACGCTTATGGCCCCGCCTCAGCGCCTCccctcctgctcctcctctcgGCCGGGCAGTGTGCCGCCCGCGCCTTTTATGTGCTCGCCGCCGTCTTCCTGCTCCCGGTCCCATCGGAGCGCCGCCGCTCGATCTGCATCGCGAACCATTTTTTTCTTTTAACTCACCGAGGACTGCGGGTTCATTATCAAGAAACAGAaggacttttttgcaaaactaccaTGACGGGCGAGCGGGCAGAAGCGATAcgtgctttattagtaggtaaaGATGAAGAAAagatgaatgatgtcatactatgcttaccgtattataaacttcgtctctttatccttagcccttaATACAAtatgaagaaatagacaatacattagcgatgatacatggtcatatgtttgaaacctagttttattatgtactttgcaataaaatacaactattattttacataggttcaccagaataagttctgtatatagaccaaagctattttgtttggttttgctacctacttaatatcttctgttctggtactattAATGTAAAACCTTAACTTTTccgcgagctatggaaaaaatggtggaaccgccaccttctgaaggtggcgaggcaactataaccgcaatgtcagctcttgctgcagtgggtcagtacctgtccactaacagtgccaaaagcacgttcctgcgtaatactggcttggttgttaaggtaatctcgtccaaactgcctcatgatcaagatatgcaagctcaaaacaatgttgtatctgcgctccagacacaagtccattccctaacagagaccctttgtgaaacaaggagagacattgttcgatgttgtcaagatatgcatggttttgaaaccagactatcagacatttgctatgttgttcaggagcctaggagaactgaaggcgaaggttatggtgctccgtcggacaatacaacatgaaaacgtaacagtcaggtcaaatgaactgagcttctgaacttctggtggtgcatttatctgctagactgttaacttttatgccaaccttccttttgttttatagttgtaatttgttttggtgc
This genomic window from Aegilops tauschii subsp. strangulata cultivar AL8/78 chromosome 4, Aet v6.0, whole genome shotgun sequence contains:
- the LOC109737976 gene encoding uncharacterized protein isoform X1, which gives rise to MERRRVDLAIPQGLRRRAAPCAATCGVQATAAMKVGRRLSCREGIEGEEEGIEGEEEGIEGEEEGRSLKEHSSPAPSLLWHGMMCAAGCVMCVHVHDLQDSRDQLHPCFCFCPVNQSKMASKKHLAGRGGDVRQLFKSSNRMCTGTSRKMKRRVGAGAGDAAAQGRTGHIDPFILQL
- the LOC109737976 gene encoding uncharacterized protein isoform X2, which produces MCDDLQDSRDQLHPCFCFCPVNQSKMASKKHLAGRGGDVRQLFKSSNRMCTGTSRKMKRRVGAGAGDAAAQGRTGHIDPFILQL